One Pseudomonas hygromyciniae genomic window, GCCATCGCGGCTCCACCGCTGCCAATGACCGCTACCTGCACCGGGGGCTCGTTGCCACTGTGCTTTTCGGCGGCGGCCATCCATCCCCGCACCTTGTCGAGCAGTCCGACGCGGTTGTCCGCCAGTGGCGCATCGGCTAGCGTTGCCTTGTAGCCCAGTCCGGCCACAGCGGCAGTCAGCGCGTCCGGCGATGTGCCCGGCACGATGGCGAGTTGCGCTGTGCCCTTCGGATAGGACACCAGCGCCGACTGCACGCCTGGCACTTTTTCCAGCGCTTCCTTGACGTGCGCCGCGCACGAGTCGCAAGTCATGCCGGTGATTTTTAGATGGGTCATGCAACAGATCCTTTATCGTTTGTGGCGCCAGACAATGACGTCCGTTGTGCTGCGGTGCCGTTTTCAGTGACTCACTGCTTGACGCTGGACGGATAGCCCGCGTCTGCGGTTGCCTTGGTCAGCTTCTGCACGCTGGTCTTGGCATCGTCGAAGGTGACGACCGCTTGGCGTGTCTCGAAAGTCACGTCAACTTTGCTGACGCCTTCGACCTTGGAAATCGCCTTCTTGACAGTGATCGGGCAGGCGGAGCAGGTCATGCCCGGTACGGACAGCGTGACGGTCTGGGTGGCGGCCCAGACGGGGGCAACAACGGCGGCGAGGGCGAGGGAGGCAAACAGTTTCTTCATGGTGAACTCCGATCAGTAGAAAAATGGCATGACGTAGGGAAATCCGAGCGCGACCAGAACCAGCGCGGCCACGATCCAGAAAATGAGCTTGTAAGTAGCTCGCACTTGGGGAATCGCGCAGACCTCACCCGGTTTGCAGGCCGCTGCCTGCCGGTAGATGCGCCGCCAGGCGAAGAACAACGCCACCAGCGCCACGCCGATAAAGATGGGGCGATAGGGTTCCAACACCGCCAAGTTGCCGATCCAAGCGCCGCTGAACCCCAAGGCGATCAGAACCAACGGCCCGAGGCAGCAAGCCGAGGCGAGGATGGCGGCAAGCCCTCCAGTGAAGAGCGCGCCGCGCCCGGTTTTTGGTTCAGACATGCGCTTGTCCTTTCGAATTGAAATTGGATAGCGTAACCTTACTTCCGTACTCATGTACGGAGTCAAGCGATATGGAAAACAATTTGGAGAACCTGACCATTGGCGTTTTCGCCAAGGCGGCCGGGGTCAATGTGGAGACCATCCGTTTCTATCAGCGCAAGGGCTTGTTGCTGGAGCCTGACAAGCCCTATGGCAGCATCCGCCGCTATGGCGAGGCGGATGTAACGCGGGTGCGCTTCGTGAAATCAGCCCAGCGGCTGGGCTTCAGCCTGGATGAGATCGCCGAGCTGCTGCGGCTGGAGGATGGCACCCATTGCGAGGAAGCCAGCAGTCTGGCCGAGCACAAGCTCAAGGACGTGCGCGAGAAAATGGCTGACCTGGCGCGCATGGAGGCCGTGCTGTCTGAGTTGGTGTGCGCCTGCCATGCGCGAAGGGGGAACGTTTCCTGCCCGCTGATCGCGTCACTACAGGGTGGAGCAAGCTTGGCAGGTTCGGCTATGCCTTAGCGTGCTTTATTTTCCGTTTTCTGAGACGACCCCACATCGAGCGGCTGAAGACATTTCAGCTGGTGGACTTGCCCGAAGGCCTGGGCCGACACATCCACCAGAACCGCCTGCTCAAGCTGGCCCGCGAGGGTGGGCAGATGACGCCCAAAGACCTCGGCAAGTTCGAGCCGCAGCGACGCTACGCGACCCTGGCCGCCGTGGTGCTGGAGAGCACCGCGACGGTGATTGATGAGTTGGTCGATCTGCACGACCGTATCCTGGTCAAGCTGTTCAGCAGCGCGAAGCACAAGCATCAGCAGCAGTTCCAGAAGCAGGGCAAGGCGATCAACGACAAGGTGCGCCTGTACTCGAAGATCGGCCAGGCTCTGCTGGAAGCCAAGGAAAGCGGTAGCGATCCCTATGCCGCCATTGAGGCGGTGATTCCCTGGGACGAGTTCACCGAGAGCGTCAGCGAGGCCGAGCTGCTGGCCCGGCCGGAAGGCTTCGACCATCTGCACCTGGTCGGCGAGAACTTCGCCACTCTGCGCCGTTACACGCCGGCCTTGCTGGAGGTGCTGGAACTGCGCGCTGCCCCGGCTGCGCAAGGCGTGCTGGCAGCCGTGCAGACCCTGAGCGAGATGAACGCCTACAACCTGCGCAAGGTGCCGGCCGATGCGCCCACCGCCTTCATCAAGCCGCGCTGGAAGCCGCTAGTGATAACCCCGGAAGGCCTCGACCGGCGCTTCTACGAAATCTGCGCCCTGTCCGAGCTGAAGAACGCGCTGCGCTCCGGTGACATCTGGGTCAAGGGCTCGCGGCAGTTCCGCGACTTCGACGACTACCTGCTGCCGGCAGAGAGGTTCGCCGCGCTCAAGCATGCGCAGGCTCTGCCCCTGGCGATCAACCCGAACAGCAACCAGTACCTGGAAGAGCGCTTGCAGCTGCTGGACGAGCAGCTGGCCACCGTCACCCGCCTGGCCAAGGACAACGAGCTGCCCGATGCCATCCTCACCGAGTCCGGGCTGAAGATCACCCCGCTGGATTCCGCGGTGCCCAATACCGCGCAGGCGCTGATCGACCAGACCAGCCATTTGCTGCCGCGCATCAAGATCACCGAACTGCTGATGGACGTGGACGACTGGACGGGCTTCAGCCGCCACTTCACACACCTGAAGGACGGTGCCGAGGCCAAAGACCGGACATTGCTGCTGTCAGCGATCCTGGGCGATGCAATCAACCTCGGGCTGACCAAGATGGCCGAGTCGAGCCCCGGCCTGACCTACGCCAAGCTGTCCTGGCTGCAAGCCTGGCACATCCGAGACGAAACCTACTCGGCGGCCCTGGCCGAGCTGGTCAACCACCAGTACCGTCATACCTTCGCCGCTCACTGGGGCGACGGCACGACCTCTTCTTCCGATGGCCAGCGCTTCCGGGCGGGTGGTCGAGGCGAAAGCACCGGCCACGTCAACCCGAAGTACGGCAGCGAGCCGGGGCGGCTGTTCTACACCCACATCTCCGACCAGTACGCACCGTTCAGCACCCGCGTGGTGAATGTCGGCGTGCGCGACTCTACCTATGTGCTCGACGGTCTGCTGTACCACGAGTCCGACTTGCGGATCGAGGAGCACTACACTGACACGGCTGGCTTCACCGATCATGTCTTCGCCCTGATGCACCTGCTGGGCTTCCGCTTCGCACCGCGCATCCGCGACCTCGGAGAAACCAAGCTGTATGTTCCGAATAGCGTCCAGGACTACCCGACATTGCGCCCAATGGTTGGCGGCACCCTGAACATCAAGCACGTCCGCGCCCATTGGGACGACATCCTGCGCCTGGCCAGCTCGATCAAGCAGGGCACGGTCACCGCCTCGCTGATGCTGCGCAAGCTCGGCAGCTATCCGCGCCAGAACGGCCTGGCCGTGGCCCTGCGCGAGCTGGGCCGGATCGAGCGCACGCTTTTCATCCTCGATTGGTTGCAAAGCGTCGAGCTGCGCCGGCGCGTGCATGCTGGACTGAACAAGGGCGAAGCCCGCAACTCCCTGGCCAGGGCGGTGTTCTTCAACCGCCTCGGCGAGATCAGGGATCGGAGCTTCGAGCAGCAGCGCTACCGGGCCAGTGGCCTCAACCTGGTGACGGCCGCCATCGTGTTGTGGAACACGGTGTACTTGGAGCGCGCCACCCAGGCGATGGGCGATGCGGGGAAGTCGGTGGATGGTGAGCTGCTGCAATACCTGTCGCCGCTGGGGTGGGAGCACATCAATCTGACCGGCGATTATGTCTGGCGGCAGAGCCGCAGGCTGGAGGACGGGAAGTTTCGGCCGCTAAGGCTGCCCGGAAAACCTTAGCGTACGATTTTTTCCGTTTTCTCTATTCGCCCCCTGCAGCGCAGAAGCACCTTCGGTGACCAAGAGCTGCGCCCTTGGATCCGCAAACCAAAAGGGGTCGTTTGCGGGAGAGGGCGAAATCCTACGCTAAGGCTTTGGCCAACGATATTCTCCGGTAAGATTGATGTGTTCCCAGGGGATAGGAGAAGTCGCTTGATATCTAGTATGACGTCTGTCGCACCTGCTTGATCGCGGCCGCGATAGCTAGATCGCGTTGCTCCTCTTCTCCATCCGCGTTCCAAGCTGCGGAAAGGCACCCATAAGCGTACGCCTGGTCGAGCAGGCGACGCGGATCGACGTCCAGCGCACGAGAGAATGCGTCCGCCATCTGTGCAATGCGTCTAGGATCGAGACAAAGGTCGTCTCTGTCAGCCGGATCGTAGAACATATTGGCGGCGCCAAAGCCCACTTCACCGACCAGACCGACGGGATCTATCACCAGCCAGCCGCGACTGGAGAACATGATGTTTTCATGATGCAGATCGCCATGTAGCCCACGCAGTTCCGAGGCATTGCTCATCATTTGATCGGCTATAATCGCCGCGTGGACGTAGTCAGTTTGACAACCTGCGTTTTGATCATCGCGCGCCCGCTGAAACAAAGCTGCAAAGCGATCCCGGATCGGGAGAAGGGCAGAAGGCAGGGGTTCCTCAGATGCGGCATACAGCTTCGCCATTAGTTCCGCTGCAATTTCGGTCGCCTGGTAGTCGCCGTGCTCGGCAACGATGTGAGAGAGCATTCGCTCCCCGGCATATTCGAGCAACATCAGATTGTTCTCACGACCGAGCAACCGGACTGCTCCCCTCCCATTGCGCCATACCAGATAGTCGGCCCCGCGCAGTTCATCAGCAATGTCTTCTATAGGTTTCAATCCCTTGACGATTGCAGGAGTCCCGTCTGGCAATGAAACTTTCCAAACGAGGCTGGAAAAGGTGTCCGCAATGAGAACAGGTTGCGAAACGTGCCAATGAGCAGGAAAAACAGGCGGCATGAACATCAACCCCAAGTCAGAGGGTCCAATCGCAGATAGAAGGCAAGGCGTTCGCGGTCGGGGGCTTCGATCCCCAATACATTGAATAGGACAGCGAAGGCGCGCTCTGCTTCATCTGGCGCTGCCCAGTTCTCTTCGGCGTTAGCAATCATGAGTGCCAAATCGGCATAGCGATCTGCTGTTCCGAGCCGCCCAAGGTCGATCAGACCCGTGCATTGAAGAGTTTTAGGGTCCACCATGAAGTTCGGCATGCAGGGATCACCATGGCAAACAACCATATCGGTGCGCTCTTGGTCGAGCCGCACCGGTAGCTCTCGTTCGACACGAGCCAAAAGATCGAGCTGCGGCGTACTCTTGTCCTCGTCCGGTAAGAAGTCGGGATTGACGGCATTGCGGGACACCACATCAACGGCGCGTCCGAACATTCGCGACAGCCTGCGCTCAAACGGACATTGATCAACCGATAGGCTGTGAACAGCGCCAAGTTGCTGCCCCATTGACGGCCACGCTTTGAGCAAATCCGCTCCAGACAGATCAGCCGCCGGTACTCCCGGAATTGCCGTTATCACCAAGCATGCACCCTCCTGTTCCTCCTGCCAGTTGATCACCTCGGGGCAAGCCACACCTCGACCTTTGAGCCAAATGAGGCGGTCACGCTCTCCAGCGAGCTCACCGCGGCGGGAAGCAGGTGCGATTTTCGCGAAGGCATGCCCGTCACCACGTCGAAAAACAAAATCACCAGATTCTCCGCCTCTGACAGGCAACCAGTCAGAATGCGATTCACCAAAAAAAATATTAGTTCGATTCAATGGAGGTTCCTTCAGTTTTCTGATGAAGGGGTCCGCTTGGAAAACGGAAAATATCCCACGCTAAGACTGTTTGCTGTACAAATTGATGTCGACAGCGCGTAATGACCGTAGTCACAGGAACAGCTAATGGTATTGAAAATTGACCCGTAACTGAAACAGCATCGACCCAGCAGCGATGATGTGAACCTTGAAGAACTTTGGGTGCAGCCTCTTATAGCAGCAGTTTTTGCTGTTGTTCCCTTAATAAGATATGCCCTGTAAATACCCTCATGGCTTCATTTATAATACTATTATTAGCTTACTACGACTCAGTCTAGAAACAGCATCATCTCCACTGGGGCTAAAACACCACTTACCGCATGCTTTCATATAACCAGATTTCAGCCCCCTTGAAAAGGACTAATCGCTGTATACCAGCGAGTCTAAAACACCTTGTCCACTATGGACCCCTCCCTCTGTCGATTCAGCTGATTTGCTACGAATTAGATATCCAGCAAAACTGTGCTCAGCACTGGAGGGATTGTTATCTGTCTGCACGGAGAACATTCCAAGTTCGCTTATCAAATCATTCACCTTATGCAACTCCCCTTTACGCACAATCAAGGTGGGCATAGCTCGGGGCTGAGGGTGTAAACGGCGCATCAGCGACCAGGACTGATATTGTTGTGGAGTGAGTTCCGTCAGTTTTGTCAGGATATCCGCACCAAACAGACAATGCCCCCCGCCTTCACCCTGATTTTTGAGAACCCAGGTTTCCGAAGGAGACTCTTTTGCAAGGTTGATACTATCCGGGCTGATGGGTAACATCTCACCCAGTATCGTTTTTGCTATTTTAGCTTCCTGCAGTGTTAATCCAAATGCGACAAACTCGTCGTAACCCAATTGCGAGAGCAGCATTTGTACTCGCTTGCTGGTCGCCAGTTGCTGGCCAACTGTGGCGTTCACTGCAACCCGGTGCTGCTCAATGAATACTCGGGTCGCCATCAGCGCCTGACAACACTCCTGCTCATCGATATTGAATGCTTCATAATCAGAATACTGATATCCGGCACGTAAGTAGACGGTATCAAGTGGGCCTACACCCTCGAGAATGAGCCTGTTGTCGGCGCCTGTACTCAATTGATTATGCAGTTCACGAAAAGTCCTGCGATGCGTTTCGATTCCTTTTTGCTGGAGGGCGAGCTCAAGCAAGTGTTGATCAAACACATTATTTTCATTCTCCTGCACAATCATCAGGAACCTGGCAGGGCCGGGGTCTCCGAACTCCTGCTTAATTCTGCAAGTTGCCTGACAAATCGCTGCTGATAACCCTTCGATCGCTTGATTGTCGACAAGCGCCCCTGTTGCCTGATTCGATAAATCAGAAAAGACAGCGGGACATTGCCGTTGTAGATAGTGATGCAGATCATGTATCCGCTGACCAAACGGCCCCATTCCTGCAGCTATACCATTGAACTCTATAAGCCTGAACCCATCACGATTATCATCCATAAAGTCGCTACGCATAATGAGTAATGGTAATCGAGGAGCATGCCTTGATGATGAATGGATTTGTTGATGCATGTTCAGGAGGGCTGAAAAGAAGGCATTCCCGGCCTTGATGGGATAAATCGCAGAGTACAAAAAATCATGATCCTCAGAAACTGAATAGATTAATTTGCTGAGTATTCCTGTTGCATTCTTTAAGTACTGATAGGATTTACGGCTGATAGGTGTTGGTGTCAGGGTAAACGGGGTATGCACTGCGGAATACGACGATTCCTTGAAAGCAACACCATGAGTTAAGGCCCATTCGACGGCATCATCCTTGAGCTTCTGAACATCAAGAGTACTCATTTTACGTCCCCTGATTTTACCTGGCATATCATTGGTGGTTGTTACTTGGCTATCAGCCTATAAAATTTGATTGATTACTTCAATAGTTCTTGTAGCATTGAATTATGAAAAAAGAGGCACTGTTGCAAAGTTAGCGATGAGGCAGCCTTTTGTCTTATTCAAAGGCCTTACATTTCAAAAACTCTGCTTACCAGGCGCATTTCGCCCAGGGGATCACCATAATAAAATGCTGAGGCCTGGCCTTTGCGTAGTGCACGCATCACCTCAATACCTTTGATGGTGGCGTAAGCCGTCTTCATGGATTTAAATCCCAGCGTGGCGTTGATTATCCGTTTCAGTTTGCCATGATCGCATTCAATCACGTTGTTCCGGTACTTAATCTGTCGGTGTTCAACGTCAGACGGGCACCGGCCTTCGCGTTTGAGCAGAGCAAGCGCGCGACCATAGGCGGGCGCTTTATCCGTGTTGATGAATCGTGGGATCTGCCACTTCTTCACGTTGTTGAGGATTTTACCCAGAAACCGGTATGCAGCTTTGCTGTTACGACGGGAGGAGAGATAAAAATCGACAGTGCGGCCCCGGCTGTCGACGGCCCGGTACAGATACGCCCAGCGGCCATTGACCTTCACGTAGGTTTCATCCATGTGCCACGGGCAAAGATCGGAAGGGTTACGCCAGTACCAGCGCAGCCGTTTTTCCATTTCAGGCGCATAACGCTGAACCCAGCGGTAAATCGTGGAGTGATCGACATTCACTCCGCGTTCAGCCAGCATCTCCTGCAGCTCACGGTAACTGATGCCGTATTTGCAGTACCAGCGTACGGCCCACAGAATGATGTCACGCTGAAAATGCCGGCCTTTGAATGGGTTCATGTGCAGCTCCATCAGCAAAAGGGGATGATAAGTTTATCACCACCGACTATTTGCAACAGTGCCTCGTCATGTACCTCCGAAAGGACGAAGTTCAGCGGCTTTTCACTGGCATTGTCGAGCGATTTCCTACCGGCGAAACGGCGTTCGATGCCTTCAGCCGGCTTGGGGTTTGGTTCGTCCAGCGACAGACATCGGTCAAGGCGACGGGTGCGACCCTTCACTGGGGCATCGACGATCCGCATGACCTGGAACGAATGGTGCCACGAATGAAGTTCGCCGCGGAAGTGCCTGCCTATGATCCATCCTATCTAGACCGCTTTTCATTTGCGGGCCGCATGAGCATCAAAGCCATGTTGGAAATCCCGGCGTTACGACGGACTGGCCGGTTTCTGCGGTACCGCTTTTAGAAGGCGCTCAGACGATGTTGGCATATCCATCGCGATTTGGGACCTAATCCATATGTTCAAATGTCCAGTGAGATTTAAGTTCAATGGCTGAGAAATTTGCGACAAGTGATCGTCGCATAAGAAAGAACAGTGATGCCAGCACGTCAGCCTCGCAGACTGTTTAGCAGTAAGACCGACAACCTATGTCATCGCAACACGCTGCAGATCCTCTTGGTCTTCGAGAGCTTCGAGCATAGAGAGAAACGGTGGTTGACAATATCTAGAAAAATGCCGCTCTTACTTTGCCTCTCGCGTGCCGTTCGGAGGTAGTTTCATGAGGCATTTCCCGTACACCGGCTCCGGCCCTTATTGTTATTCGAACTCGCTCGCGATGATGTTCGGCGGCGCTGCGCCCGCTGCGGCGGTCATCGAGTTTGCGACCGGCAGCCCGTTTGGAATGCAGCTGGTCGGAGGTGCCTTGCCATTCTTCGATCCCTATGGATGGACTCCAGAGCTGGGCGTCGATGCCGCGCTCGATGCCATGGGCTGGTCCTCCTCCGTCGCGCGGGGGGGCAGCGCGCAGGAGGCGCTTTACCGGCTTGAGGCCGCACTTGCCAATGGTCCGATCTGGGTTGGCCCGATGGAAATGGGCTACCTCCGGCATCAGCCGGGCAAAGACGGTCCTATCGGCGCAGACCATTATGTTGTCGTGCTCGCTCTCGAAGAGGGCCTGGTGCGAATGCATGACCCGCAAGGTTATCCCTTCGCTTGCCTGCCGCTCGATGACTTTCTGATCGCGTGGCAAGCCGAGTCCATCGACTACGGCGAGCCTTACTCGATGCGCGCCGATTTCCGACGCGTGCGCGAGGTCAATGAGGAGGATATCATCCGGGCCTCACTGCCCGCCGCGATGCAGTTGCTGTCCATGGAAGGCACGCAACATTTGCCGGAAGGCACAATCGGCAACGGCGACGCCGCCGAAGCCCTTGCGTGTATGCTCGAAAGCGGGTGCGACGACGACCTTCGCGGTCACCTGATCCATTTCGCCATCCGCGTGGGGGCCAGGCGGCTCGCGGATGCCGCAACGTGTCTTGCCAGGATCGGTTACACGGATGCGTCGCAAGTCGCATCGAGACAGGCGCAATTGGTCGGCTCGTTGCAATACCCATTGACGGTTGGACGCGATGTTGAAGGGGCTGCCGTCCTGCGAAAACTCGCCCCGACGTACAAGCTGCTGCTCTCTGCACTGCGGGAACCGCGATATGACAGCTTCGGGCGGTCAGCCGTTGGCAACGGACTAGCTTGCTCGCGCAAACTCAATAATCCGTAGCGCTGCTAGGCGCAGGCCAACCGAAGAGGGCCGCCGAACGGCGAGGCCCATCTCTCCTGGGCAAAGAGATGAAGGCAATGGCAACGAAGCCGGATATGACCAAATTCGTTGCCGTATCAGCGATCGCGGCAACGTTGTGTGGCTGCCAATGGACGAATAGCGGAAAAGATTAATGCTGCTTGGAATGGACTGGCTCAACATCGACTATTGTACTCTCTTTCAATTGAGAAATGACGGGCGGATCGAGCGCGAAAACGACCCTGACAATTCGCCGGGACCACGCTTCTGGCTGGCTGGATGCGCAGAGGGCAACATCTTCGGGGTGCGCGACGATTTGCCAGACGACGTCTACACAGAGCTGGAAAGCCTCGCCGCGAGTGAGCCGGCATTCACTCATCCGGCAACCCCGAGGCACCTCGATCGCTATCTGTCGCTGTTCAACGAAGACGGTCCTGTCGCATATGATCTCGGCCTGATTTACGAACTGCCGCATGCGCTCTCCTACAGGAGCGACGCTCGGATAATCGGCAGCGATTCCGCAGAAGGCCAGGACCTGATGCTGTCCTGGGCGGCGGAGGGCGTACCGGACGGCCTTGTCGAACTTGGCTTTCGCGAGGTGACGGACTTCTGGGAACCTTGGTGCGTCGCCACTGTCGACCGGCGGATCGCATCGGTCGCGTTTGCTGCACGGCTGTCGGAGGTTGGTGCCGAACTCGGGCTGGTGACGGCGAAAGCCTTTAGAGGCCAAGGCCTCGGTGCCGCTACAACGGCGGGCTGGTCACGGCATCCAGCGCTTCAGTCTCGCACACTGTTCTACA contains:
- the merP gene encoding mercury resistance system periplasmic binding protein MerP → MKKLFASLALAAVVAPVWAATQTVTLSVPGMTCSACPITVKKAISKVEGVSKVDVTFETRQAVVTFDDAKTSVQKLTKATADAGYPSSVKQ
- the merT gene encoding mercuric ion transporter MerT encodes the protein MSEPKTGRGALFTGGLAAILASACCLGPLVLIALGFSGAWIGNLAVLEPYRPIFIGVALVALFFAWRRIYRQAAACKPGEVCAIPQVRATYKLIFWIVAALVLVALGFPYVMPFFY
- a CDS encoding mercury resistance transcriptional regulator MerR → MENNLENLTIGVFAKAAGVNVETIRFYQRKGLLLEPDKPYGSIRRYGEADVTRVRFVKSAQRLGFSLDEIAELLRLEDGTHCEEASSLAEHKLKDVREKMADLARMEAVLSELVCACHARRGNVSCPLIASLQGGASLAGSAMP
- a CDS encoding aminoglycoside O-phosphotransferase APH(6)-Id — its product is MFMPPVFPAHWHVSQPVLIADTFSSLVWKVSLPDGTPAIVKGLKPIEDIADELRGADYLVWRNGRGAVRLLGRENNLMLLEYAGERMLSHIVAEHGDYQATEIAAELMAKLYAASEEPLPSALLPIRDRFAALFQRARDDQNAGCQTDYVHAAIIADQMMSNASELRGLHGDLHHENIMFSSRGWLVIDPVGLVGEVGFGAANMFYDPADRDDLCLDPRRIAQMADAFSRALDVDPRRLLDQAYAYGCLSAAWNADGEEEQRDLAIAAAIKQVRQTSY
- the aph(3'')-Ib gene encoding aminoglycoside O-phosphotransferase APH(3'')-Ib — translated: MNRTNIFFGESHSDWLPVRGGESGDFVFRRGDGHAFAKIAPASRRGELAGERDRLIWLKGRGVACPEVINWQEEQEGACLVITAIPGVPAADLSGADLLKAWPSMGQQLGAVHSLSVDQCPFERRLSRMFGRAVDVVSRNAVNPDFLPDEDKSTPQLDLLARVERELPVRLDQERTDMVVCHGDPCMPNFMVDPKTLQCTGLIDLGRLGTADRYADLALMIANAEENWAAPDEAERAFAVLFNVLGIEAPDRERLAFYLRLDPLTWG
- a CDS encoding glutathione synthase; the encoded protein is MSTLDVQKLKDDAVEWALTHGVAFKESSYSAVHTPFTLTPTPISRKSYQYLKNATGILSKLIYSVSEDHDFLYSAIYPIKAGNAFFSALLNMHQQIHSSSRHAPRLPLLIMRSDFMDDNRDGFRLIEFNGIAAGMGPFGQRIHDLHHYLQRQCPAVFSDLSNQATGALVDNQAIEGLSAAICQATCRIKQEFGDPGPARFLMIVQENENNVFDQHLLELALQQKGIETHRRTFRELHNQLSTGADNRLILEGVGPLDTVYLRAGYQYSDYEAFNIDEQECCQALMATRVFIEQHRVAVNATVGQQLATSKRVQMLLSQLGYDEFVAFGLTLQEAKIAKTILGEMLPISPDSINLAKESPSETWVLKNQGEGGGHCLFGADILTKLTELTPQQYQSWSLMRRLHPQPRAMPTLIVRKGELHKVNDLISELGMFSVQTDNNPSSAEHSFAGYLIRSKSAESTEGGVHSGQGVLDSLVYSD
- a CDS encoding IS6-like element IS26 family transposase: MNPFKGRHFQRDIILWAVRWYCKYGISYRELQEMLAERGVNVDHSTIYRWVQRYAPEMEKRLRWYWRNPSDLCPWHMDETYVKVNGRWAYLYRAVDSRGRTVDFYLSSRRNSKAAYRFLGKILNNVKKWQIPRFINTDKAPAYGRALALLKREGRCPSDVEHRQIKYRNNVIECDHGKLKRIINATLGFKSMKTAYATIKGIEVMRALRKGQASAFYYGDPLGEMRLVSRVFEM
- a CDS encoding GNAT family N-acetyltransferase; the protein is MLLGMDWLNIDYCTLFQLRNDGRIERENDPDNSPGPRFWLAGCAEGNIFGVRDDLPDDVYTELESLAASEPAFTHPATPRHLDRYLSLFNEDGPVAYDLGLIYELPHALSYRSDARIIGSDSAEGQDLMLSWAAEGVPDGLVELGFREVTDFWEPWCVATVDRRIASVAFAARLSEVGAELGLVTAKAFRGQGLGAATTAGWSRHPALQSRTLFYSTDRNNVSSQYVAERLGLRLRGASLRIS